gtacacagtaggccTGCCTCACACCACAGCCAGTTGATGGGTTGCTGAGCAAGGGGAGAAAGGGACAGAGCATCTATCTACTGGGGACCTGCACTGGTGAGCAGAGATAGAGGGCAGCAGGCCTGTGCCTTTTGTTCCACATTTCAGGCCACAGCCAACAGCCCAGGACTTAGCACATGGCCCACCAACCTGTCCATACCTGCCTCATAAATCAGGGCTGGCCTACAGACAGCAGGTGTGACTGCCCACATAACCCAGGGCATGAAGATGGAACTGACCCTTGCAAGGAAACCCAGAGACACCCCCAACCCAGGCTGAGGGCCTGCTTTCATCTGTAGAACCCAGCAGACGCCACCAACCCTGGAGATCACCAGACACTCCTACCCTGCAGCTATACCCTGTCCCGCAGGAGCAGAGGCCAGGCACTGAAGAAATGCTCCCAGTACACTTAAGAGATACATAAAAAGGAAGTTTTATTTGCAGGGGAATGGGAATTTAATCAAATAGGCCAAATCCCATATCATCATCTGATTCTTCAGACTCCTctttcttctcatctttcttttcctctgctgtggAAAAGCAGACAGTACAGTGAGTATTGCCCACAGTGCTTGAGTACCAGGCCCAGACTCCCAGTGGATACTCACAGCATTGACCTGGTCTTAGCCTCAAGCCCCTTCCCATTCATATGCCTCCACTCACCTGCAGCAGGGGCAGAACCAGCAGCAGGAACTGCAGCACCTGGGGCAGCAGAGACAGCCACAGCCCCACCAGCAGGTACACTGGCAAGCTTACCAATACCTacagaaagcacaggaaaagtgAGACAGAACAAGAGCCCAGGTCAAAAGGTTGCTCCATGGCGCTCTAAAGACCCGGAGAAACCAGACCACACGAAGCACAGCACAGTGAATGGAACATAAGGGGACCCCATGCT
This is a stretch of genomic DNA from Nycticebus coucang isolate mNycCou1 chromosome 14, mNycCou1.pri, whole genome shotgun sequence. It encodes these proteins:
- the RPLP2 gene encoding 60S acidic ribosomal protein P2 gives rise to the protein MRYVASYLLAALGGNASPSAKDIKKILDSVGIEADDDRLNKVISELNGKNIEDVIAQGIGKLASVPAGGAVAVSAAPGAAVPAAGSAPAAAEEKKDEKKEESEESDDDMGFGLFD